Below is a genomic region from Hydrogenimonas thermophila.
AACATTACTAAAGAGGTGAAACTAAGCTCCCATTTGCGTCCAAGAGAGTTTACAATGACATCTCTTTCTGATTCAGTTTTACCAAGTGTATGCAGTAGAGTCTGTCCACCCTGTACAAATGTCATTAAAACAAACATACCGGCTAATACTGCAACAAGAAACCACCAATACTCTTGAAGAGTCAGATAAGATAGATTTTCAAACATTTTAGTGCTCCTTTGGTCCGATGCTGATCTGTTTTGCCATAATCTTTACTTCCGCTATAAGCAAAGCTGTAAACAAAACTGCAAACATCCAAAAAGTTATTACAACATTAGTAGATGCCATATTTGAAGTTGCCATACCTACCGGTAGCATATCTTGAATAGCCCAAGGTTGTCTACCAACTTCAGCAACAATCCAACCTGCCTCTTGTGCTATATATCCTAATGGCAAAGAGATAACAGCAGCCCAAAGGATCCATCTTTTTTTATCCAAATCATTTGTCATAGCAAAGTAAAGAATAATGAAAAAGAGTGCAATAAACCAACTACCAAAACCTACCATAATGTGAAATGCATAAAAGGTTATAGGTACATTTGGTACTACCTCTTTTGGATCATTTAGATAACCATAACCTAAATATTTACTATTAGCTTCAAATCTATTTAGAGCCTCTTGTGCCAACTCCATATTTTCTGCTTTTTTAGCCTCTTTGTATGCTGCTAATGCAGAAACTGCCTCTTTTCCTCTCTCTATCTTCTCAGATGCACTCATAATACCAAGTTTCTTATTTCCATATACAAGATCATCAATCCCTGGAACATATGCATCAACTTTGTGATAACCTAAAAAAGATAGAGCATATGGAATCTCAAGTTCAAATAGGAAAGTATCTTTATCATCTCCTACCTCTTTTTCAGGGTTTAAAACACCTACTGCAATAATACCGGCGTGATCTTTACCTTTGTAAATCCCTTCCATAGCAGCAAGTTTCATAGGCTGATTCAGTGCAACTCTATGAGCAGATTCATCTCCAGTTGCCAACATAAACAAAGATGTGATCAAACCAAAGCTTGCCGCAACAACAATACTTCTTTTAGCAAACTTTATTTCACGATGTTTAAGAATATACCAGCTACTTATAGCAATAACAAACAAAGATGCAAGAACATACCCACTACTTACAGTGTGTAAAAACTTACTGTATGCATTTGGATTAAAAAGAACTTCCCAAAAATTGACCATCTCATTTCTAGCAGTATCAGGGTTAAACTTCATACCTACAGGATTTTGCATCCAGCCGTTGGCTACCAAAATCCATAGAGCTGAAAGGTTTGAGCCGACTGCAACAAGCCAAGTAGAAAGAAGATGCATCTTTTTGCTTACTTTATCCCATCCAAAGAACATTACAGCAAAAAATGTTGACTCTAAAAAGAATGCCATAATACCTTCAATAGCCAATGGAGCTCCAAATATATCACCAACAATCCAAGAATAGTTAGACCAGTTGGTACCAAACTCAAACTCCATAATGATTCCTGTTGCCAAACCGATAGCAAAGTTGATTGCTAACAGTCCCATCCAGAATTTAGTTGTGTTTTTCCACCATATATCTCCTGTCTTGACATAGATCGTCTCCATTATTGCGACGATGAATGTCAAACCAAGTGTCAATGGTACAAAAAGCCAATGGTATAGCGCTGTTAGCGCAAACTGAGCACGTGACCAGTCGGTCAGTACATCTATATTTTCCATATTTCCTCCCTGTTTATGGATTTGTCTGTGTCAATTGATCAAGAATGTAACTGCTTCTTTCTTGATCGTTTTTGAAGTTTTCTTTCAAAACATTAGGAAAAAAAAGTAACTTTATAATTACAAAGAGTATAAAAATCTTTATAAAAATAATAGCCCACAATTTTTTTCCTAATTGCATTGAACGAAACCCATCAACATAGAAGCTGATAATATTCTTAATCAAATTGAACAAGACAGTTCCTTCCAAGATTTTTATGTTTTGAATAATGAATGATAATAGCTTAATTAATGAGACTTTTTTTAAGAAGATTAAATATTTCAGCCCAATTAAAGATTATAAGATGCTGTAATAATTATAAATTTTCTCGTTAAAAAAAAATTATTTCTAAAAAGTGATTTTTTTAATAATATCTTCTCTATTAATCACTTCATCTACAGATTTATTTACCTCATCATAACTATAAATAGGATGATTTTCTGGATAAAAACGGATCTTCATTCCCTCTGGCATAGAACTTTTATTTCTTGAAGGTGCAATTAAAAAGTCAACCATTCTCTTTTTAATCTCAGATTTTGAACTATAAAGCATTAAGTATCGTCTATAAACCATAGCAAAAGGAGGTGCACTATTTTTATGACATACTAAACATTTTTGCAATGAATTACTCTCTGATGCCATAGATTGCAATAAAAAAATAAAAATAAAAATTACCTTTCCCATAAAATACTTACCTTTGTTCCTAAACTTTTTTTACTTGCAATCTCAAATTTCATATTATAAAACTCCACAATCTCTTTAACTATATTTAAACCTAATCCAAAACCACCCTCACTTTTATTTGCTCTGAAAAAACGTTTGGTTGAGTCTATTACCTCATCTTCATTCATACCTATTCCATTATCTTTAACAATAAAACCATTTTCAAAAAGTTCTACAGTTACTAATCCTTTTGGCTGAGTATATTTCACTGCATTTGATAGCAGATTGTCTATAAGTCTAGAGGCATCCTCTCTATCTATTCTAAGTATAACTCCATCAATAATAGCTGTTTCTATCTTTATACCTTTTCTGCTAGCTAAAGTGTTAAAGAAAGTCAATCGCTCTTTTAGTAACTCTGAAAAGTTTACAGATTCAATATTTCTATGTCGTTTATGTTTGAGCTGCAGATATGCTAGATCATCATAAATTCGACTCAATCTCCCAGATGCTATCTCAATCCTATTAAGTTCTTCACTTTTTTCAAACTCAGGATGCAAACTTTTAAAGAGTTCAATATTGGTTAGAATTGTACTAATCGGAGTATTTAACTCATGAGTTGTATCTTTTATAAACCTATCTATTAATTCCATAGTATTATGTACAGGAGCTAAAAAAAGTTTCCCAAGCCACTTTGCAATAAAAACTGCAAAAAGCAGACTCAAAAAAAATGCTACTGCAATTTTTATTTTAAGTTCATATATTGGTTTATAATCAATAGGCGCTGCAGTTACTATTGTAGCTGCACCTATATAGTACGGATACAATTCAGTACGATGATAAATATTATCTTTATACTGCCAAAAATCTCTACTCCACTCAATATTTTTAGGTTTAAAATCACCTATCAAATAGTTTCTATCTATATCATAAACCGCACTCTTAATACCTTTTATTACAGGGTATTTCAATTTGCCCCAAAGATTTGAGTGAAGCTCATGTAGTTTTGATTTTATAACATCTGTTTTTATTTTGAGCATCTCATTTTGATGGTCATAAATTTGATGAATTTCATAGTGGTAAAATATACTCAACCCAACAGATATAAATATAAGAGTAGATAAAATATAGATAGCAAGAAAGCGTCTTAGACTACGCTTTTCACTCGGAAACATATCTATACCCAACATCTTTTATGGTTTCAATACGATTTTTTCCTAAATATTTTCGTAAAACTTTTACAAATGT
It encodes:
- a CDS encoding sensor histidine kinase; the encoded protein is MLGIDMFPSEKRSLRRFLAIYILSTLIFISVGLSIFYHYEIHQIYDHQNEMLKIKTDVIKSKLHELHSNLWGKLKYPVIKGIKSAVYDIDRNYLIGDFKPKNIEWSRDFWQYKDNIYHRTELYPYYIGAATIVTAAPIDYKPIYELKIKIAVAFFLSLLFAVFIAKWLGKLFLAPVHNTMELIDRFIKDTTHELNTPISTILTNIELFKSLHPEFEKSEELNRIEIASGRLSRIYDDLAYLQLKHKRHRNIESVNFSELLKERLTFFNTLASRKGIKIETAIIDGVILRIDREDASRLIDNLLSNAVKYTQPKGLVTVELFENGFIVKDNGIGMNEDEVIDSTKRFFRANKSEGGFGLGLNIVKEIVEFYNMKFEIASKKSLGTKVSILWER
- a CDS encoding DUF4492 domain-containing protein, whose product is MEGTVLFNLIKNIISFYVDGFRSMQLGKKLWAIIFIKIFILFVIIKLLFFPNVLKENFKNDQERSSYILDQLTQTNP
- a CDS encoding cytochrome ubiquinol oxidase subunit I; translation: MENIDVLTDWSRAQFALTALYHWLFVPLTLGLTFIVAIMETIYVKTGDIWWKNTTKFWMGLLAINFAIGLATGIIMEFEFGTNWSNYSWIVGDIFGAPLAIEGIMAFFLESTFFAVMFFGWDKVSKKMHLLSTWLVAVGSNLSALWILVANGWMQNPVGMKFNPDTARNEMVNFWEVLFNPNAYSKFLHTVSSGYVLASLFVIAISSWYILKHREIKFAKRSIVVAASFGLITSLFMLATGDESAHRVALNQPMKLAAMEGIYKGKDHAGIIAVGVLNPEKEVGDDKDTFLFELEIPYALSFLGYHKVDAYVPGIDDLVYGNKKLGIMSASEKIERGKEAVSALAAYKEAKKAENMELAQEALNRFEANSKYLGYGYLNDPKEVVPNVPITFYAFHIMVGFGSWFIALFFIILYFAMTNDLDKKRWILWAAVISLPLGYIAQEAGWIVAEVGRQPWAIQDMLPVGMATSNMASTNVVITFWMFAVLFTALLIAEVKIMAKQISIGPKEH